The window GAGCAGGAGCAGGTCCGCGCCCGCGACCAGCGCTCTGGCGATGGCGAGCATCTGCTGTTCGCCGCCCGACAGCGCCGCGCCCTTCCGGTCGGGGTGCTCGCGGAGGTTCTCGAACTCCGCCAGCACGTCCTCGGGGTCCCGCGGGTCGGCGGTCTCGCCCCCGCCCAACTGGCCGACGCGGAGGTTCTCGGCCACCGTCAGGCCCGGGAAGATGCGGCGCTCCTCGGGCACGAACGCGACGTTCCGCCGGACCGTCTCCTCGGGCGAGAGACGGGTCACGTCTTCGCCCCGGAAGACGACGCTCCCGTCGGAGGGGACGACGTTGCCCACGACCGACCGTAGGGTGGTGGTCTTGCCCGCGCCGTTCCGACCGACCAGCGAGACGACCTCGCCCTCGCCGACGCAGAGCGACACGCCGTGCAGGACCTCGGTCGCGCCGTACCCCGCGACAAGACCGGACACGTCGAGCAGTGGGTCCTCGCACGCCCCGGCGTCCAATCGTCCCGATTCCGCCGCGTCTCGGAACTCGTCGCTCACTCCCGAACACCTCCGAGGTACGCCCGCTGAACGTCGTCGTCGTCCGCGATTCGCTCGGGGGTTCCGGTCGCCAGCACCTGCCCGCGGTGGAGGACCGTCACGCTGTCCGAGACGTTCATCACGAGGTCGATGTCGTGTTCGATGAGCAGCAGCGTCCGGTCGGCCAGCACCTCCTCGACGAGCGCTATCGTGTCTCGCGTCTCCTCGCTCCCCATCCCCGCAGTCGGTTCGTCCAGCAACACGAGGTCGGGGTCGGTCGCCAGCACCAGTCCGAGTTCGAGCCGCCGCCGGTCGCCGTGGGCCAGCGCTCTGGCGTACTCCGTGGCGCGACCTTCCAACCCTATCTCTGCAAGCACGTCGTCGGTTCTGGACTCGACCTCCCCGAATCGGTCGGTCGGACTGAACAGCTTCCGGGGGAGCGAAATCCGGCCCTCGCCCTCGGCCACCGACTGGGCCGCCAACCGGACGTTCTCCCGGACCGACAGGCCGCCGAAGACGGTGCTTATCTGGAACGACCGGCCCATTCCGCGCCGGACGCGCTCGTGTGGCGCGGTCCGAGTCACGTCTTCGCCCCGGAAGTAGACCGCCCCGGCGGTCGGTCGGAGCGCCCCGCTGAGACAGTTGAACAGCGTGGTCTTGCCCGCCCCGTTCGGTCCGATGACGCTCCGGAACTCCCCCGCTTCGACTTTGAGGTCCACGCCGTCGAGGGCCACGAAGTCGCCGAACCGCTTGGTCAACCCGTCCGCCCGGAGGACGGGGTCGGTCTCGGCGTCGAACGTCGCGGCGCCGTCGGCGGTCGCCATCACTCGTTCACCTCCTCGGCGAGGGGTTCGTCCTCGCCGCGCCCCTCGCGCCCTTCGCGCACGCCGGTGCGTCCGCCGGCGGTCTCCAGCAGTTTCTCGGGCAGCGAGACGAGTCCGCGCGGGAGCGCGATGACGAAGATTACGAACACGAGTCCGAGGAAGAACTGCCACTGGTCGGTGTACGACGACAGCAGGTCCTCGAACCCGATGTAGACGCCCGCGCCGACCATCGGGCCGTAGAGCGTCCCCATCCCGCCGAGTACCGTCATCACCACGACTTCGCCGGAGTTGAGCCAGAACAGCAGCGAGGGCGCGACGAACTGGTTCTGGACCGCGAACAGGCCGCCCGCCAGCCCCGCCATCGCACCGCTGACGACGAACGC is drawn from Halorussus sp. MSC15.2 and contains these coding sequences:
- a CDS encoding ABC transporter ATP-binding protein, which gives rise to MATADGAATFDAETDPVLRADGLTKRFGDFVALDGVDLKVEAGEFRSVIGPNGAGKTTLFNCLSGALRPTAGAVYFRGEDVTRTAPHERVRRGMGRSFQISTVFGGLSVRENVRLAAQSVAEGEGRISLPRKLFSPTDRFGEVESRTDDVLAEIGLEGRATEYARALAHGDRRRLELGLVLATDPDLVLLDEPTAGMGSEETRDTIALVEEVLADRTLLLIEHDIDLVMNVSDSVTVLHRGQVLATGTPERIADDDDVQRAYLGGVRE
- a CDS encoding ABC transporter ATP-binding protein, with product MSDEFRDAAESGRLDAGACEDPLLDVSGLVAGYGATEVLHGVSLCVGEGEVVSLVGRNGAGKTTTLRSVVGNVVPSDGSVVFRGEDVTRLSPEETVRRNVAFVPEERRIFPGLTVAENLRVGQLGGGETADPRDPEDVLAEFENLREHPDRKGAALSGGEQQMLAIARALVAGADLLLLDEPTEGLAPFVVRQVEDLVRSLNDEGISVLLVEQNVEVALELADRHYVLDRGEIVYHGTSDQLRDDEAVLDRHLGVTT